Genomic window (Kazachstania africana CBS 2517 chromosome 10, complete genome):
CTGTATTAACCACCAAAACCATACAAGGTTCTACCTTGTCTCTTCAAAGCATAGACGACATCTAATGAAGTAACAGTTTTTCTCTTGGCGTGTTCAGTGTAAGTGACAGCGTCTCTGATGACAGATTCTAAGAATTGTTTTAGGACAGCCCTAACTTCTTCGTAAATTAAACCAGATATACGCTTAACACCACCTCTTCTTGCTAATCTTCTGATGGCTGGCTTAGTAATACCTTGAATGTTATCTCTAAGAATCTTTCTGTGACGCTTAGCACCACCTTTGCCTAAACCTTTACCACCTTTACCTCTACCGGACATCTCGTTATATTAATCGTTTTATAGTTGATATCTTCTATGTAAAGGGACCTTCTAAAACGCTTCTGAATGATCAACTTGCTGCCCGCTATATATACAAATCCAGACTACATGCTTCTTCGTCGCGAATTGTTGACCTCTCATCTGCAAAACACGACTTTATGTTGTCTTTTCATGGATCGAGAAAGTGTAAATAACACGAAACACGATTTTCGTATTGCTTATTACCTAAAAAAACACGAGTTGATACAAAATAGTACATGAGAATTCTCGAggaacaacaacaacaacacATTTCGTGGTTTTCCTCAACAGAGCTCAACGAAAACATATATAAGCAGCTAGAAAGTTAACAGTGGTTCCTTTTCTTGTCCTAATTTACCTTCATTGAAGTGTCTATAAACGCAAGCATGGCTAGAACCAAACAAACAGCAAGAAAATCTACTGGTGGTAAGGCACCAAGAAAACAATTGGCCTCCAAGGCCGCTAGAAAATCTGCTCCATCTACCGGTGGTGTCAAGAAGCCACACAGATATAAGCCAGGTACCGTTGCTTTGAGAGAAATTAGACGATTCCAAAAATCTACTGAATTATTGATTAGAAAGTTACCTTTCCAAAGATTAGTCAGAGAAATCGCTCAAGATTTCAAGACCGACTTGAGATTTCAATCTTCCGCTATTGGTGCTCTTCAAGAATCCGTCGAAGCCTACTTAGTATCCTTATTTGAAGATACCAACTTAGCTGCCATTCATGCTAAGCGTGTCACTATCCAAAAGAAGGATATCAAATTGGCTAGAAGATTAAGAGGCGAAAGATCCTAGTCAGTGTGTTTTTCTGTATATTCAATATGGGTTAGGtaatatatttatgtatattatacttctatttttatattttaaGTGAAATTTGTACTATAAAGGGTACTACTACTCTTCCTGAAAGCTTTCTCTAAACTGCACATCACTTGATAGTCAGAAAACAAAGAGAGGCTGTAAGAAGGAAATGGACGGCGAAGACTCTACTAGACAGATAACTAAGTCCTATGCTGCCCAGCTGTATGACTACTCAAGGACTCCATACCTTTCGTTGATCAATAGTGCCGCCATACTGGTTTCACCCATCATTTCACCACCAGTCGATATCGCAATCACCAGTAATGGGAAGTCAAGGCTACTGTTCAAGAATCTATCGTCACAGACCCGCAGAATCGGTCTAACGGGGAAGAATGCATTGCTGTTTGGGACGGCTCAAGCGTTGGGTTCCTGGATGATCTACGATGATGATGTCGAAAGTGGCAGTGGATTCATCATGGCATGGTCTACGCTGTATATGATCGTCAACGGGAAGGGCTCGTTGAGAGCCATAACAAGATATGGCAGGACTTGGCCATTCGTATTGAGTTGCATGGCCACGGGTAATGCTCTACTCTACGGGAGACGGTTCATTTCTGGCCAATTTTAATGTTATTTTATGtatatttctttatatagTTAGCTACTTTTTCTAGGTTAAATCAACAGGAAAGGAGGGATGACCCGGGAAATCTTCACTACAACCAGGGGAACCCAAATTTCACAGTAACATATGCATGCAACTTCTACTGCTCATTCATCTACTATCAACTTGGTGAAAACTATAGTAGGTGCGGGGCTTTTGGCCATTCCATACGCTTTCAAGAATGATGGGGTCCTCGTGGGTCTATTTTTAACATTATTAGCTGCTGTAACGTCAGGTTTTGGTCTATTTGTCCTGGCTAAGTGCTCAAAGACGTTGATCAATCCGAGGAATTCATCCTTCTTCACACTATGTATGCTTACATACCCTTCCTTGTCGCCACTATTCGATTTTACTATGATTATTCAATGTTTTGGTGTCGGTCTAAGTTATCTGATCCTGATTGGAGATATCTTCCCCGGACTGTTTGGTGGTTCAAGAAACTTATGGATCTATCTTTCAGGCCTTCTCATCGTTCCATTGTGttttttaaagaaattagatcatttgaaatattctaGTATTATGGGGCTCATTGCCTTAGGTTATTTAACTTTACTAGTACTGGGAATGTTTCTTCATACCGTCATTTTCACTGACAATTATATGATTGTTAGAGGCCAAGTCAATTGGTTCACGGTTTATGATTTTAAAGGATTATTGTCCACttttagtattattatttttgcTTACACTGGAGCAATGAATTTATTCAGCATCATTAATGAACtaaaaaataatagtatGGAGAATGTAAGTTCAATAATcaatcattcaatttcaatctCAACTATATTATTTCTAACTGTGGGAATTGCAGGTTATCTAACTTTTGGCTGCAATACCTTGGGTAATATACTATTGAATTATGATGCTGATTCTGTTTGGGTCAGCATCGCTAAATTCTGTTTGGCAATTATGCTAGTGTTGTCATTTCCTTTACTATTTCATCCATTACGTATTGCAGTAAACAATTTGGTAGTCTGGCTCGAGATAAATTACGGTACCCCACAGCAAAGATCTCAACATTATAGCCAAACTGCAGTCAATGCACGTACGCCTATTGCTCTATCTATAGAAGATGACATTGACGAAAATGTAAGAGAAGAACAACCTCTTTTGGCTGGTGAACAACGACAAGAGATccaagaggaagaagaagaagatgatacCGATGTAGAAGAAGGTACTCTACCTGGAGACGAAGAACAACACACTCCGTTCCCAAATTTTAGGTACTATTGGATAACTGTCCTTTTGTTAGTTTCCATGTATTCTTTAGCACTAAACGTGAGATCTTTCGCTTTTGTTTTATCTATAGTGGGATCTACCGGTTCAAcgtcaatttcatttactTTACCTGGTTTATTTGGATACAGACTAATCGGTTCAGATTCACTTGCTATTGGAGAAATGATTTCTGCCAAAGACAGACTCTACAAGAGGTTAAGTCTACTATTGACTTGGTTTGGTCTTACTGTAATGGGATTGTCATTATATGTAACGTTGTTTTATGGTGTtgaaatttagaaaatgaaaataaacagCTTACAGAAGTTCTTCCTTCATTATTAGTGAAATACTCATTGAATAATAGTAAATATACAAATTCATACATATATGTGTAaataaattggaaaaaaaaatattggaaataattattataaaaatggaaaataaagattCTCTATAATACTCATCTATCGAAGAttagaattgaaagttGAAATATGACACATagtaaaattaaaaatggggtgaaaaaaaaataatgcaaTGTTCGTAGAAAGGAGAAAATATGCTCAATCAGCGGTAGGTGTCCCAAATAATTCGCCGCCATAAATAAGTATGGTCCAGAAAATGTTACACCAATTCCAGAAACTCCATGAATCGACAACAATATTATTCTCTTCTTTGTCTactaaaaatgataatttcGAATCTGGGCCCCAAAGGTAtaattctcttttcaattcacCAGAATATTGCAAGATCAGATGTGTATACATTGCAATCAGTATACATGGACTGTACCAATATAAAACTTTCATAATACGACGACTCTTTCTTGAATCTCtaacttcttttctttgtagCGATGGTATTATTCTTGTTGCAGAGTAAAAAATCAGAACCCTAAAGCACAAATTGACGACTACCGCGGGGGATATCGATTCTGAGGCCATTTGCAACATCATTCCACTTAATTCGCTTATTGAGAAAGGTACTGAAATGGTGAagtttttaaaaaatttccacAATGGATTAAAATGAATCCAGAAATTTTCTGCAgtgaaaaatgaattaagCGTATGGTTTGAATGTTGCTTCgtttttgataaaaatgctTCCCATATCATTTCAgtgtttttcaaaatcacaCTACGGTAATAATTCAGTATATTGTCTGTAATTGGTAATTTACCTTGATGCTCTTGCCATACTTCTTTGAACAGCTCTAATATTTCGTCTGTTGCTGTAGTGGCCAATTTTGGTGATATTTCATAGATACAACGAACTATGTAAGCAAAAAACAGGGAACTTTCCACAACTGATCCTCTTTCAGAGATGATACCATGAATCCCCAATCCAAATGTTAACGATAAGACACATCCTAGTAAAGTTGCAGTTTGTGCAGAAAGTTCCCAAATTGGAGTGACGTAAATTCTATAAAGATAGTATAGAGAAGCTGTGACAACTCCACTGGAGGCTAATAGAGATGAGATGATCCAGGAATTCGAGTTTTTCTCGTCAGATAACCATCTGTTTGTTTCTCCGATTGCCTGTATTGCTAGGATAGTGAAAAACCCCTCAGCTAAGGCGAAAAATGGGGTCGAGTAAGAAAGAACAAACTTCCAAGGCTTCACGACGTATGagtaataataacagtAGAGCAACCAATTTGACTCAGAAACCATGAGATCTTGATTGGCGACAAGGACTTCAATCTTCTCTGTTCCATCCTTTAATACTCTGTGCAGTTCATCGTTGGAAAATCCTGaaaggaagaaataaaGTAGTGAAGCAATAATAAGATGCTGGCAATAGTAGATAAGACTCGTTAAAACAATATAAAACCTGCTACCGCTTTGCCTGGCCAGTATACTTAAAGTCGTAGATAAGAAATATGCAATGAATAACGTTACAGTGAATGACAACCCACAATGCATACCgccaattttgaatgacaTGGGTATTGATATCAACGTGAAAAGTAGATAAAATGTACCTGAAAATATACGTAACCCTCGTATAATACTCTTCGAAAGCAGCGTCATTCCCTAAATGAATAAGACCTTGATGAATGGAACCTAGAAGTCTGatataaaatgaaaattgaagaaacgAATTGGTTCCCTTTTGACTCTGGAGAAACAGTTACACTAATTGAAAGATGGAAAAAAGGCTCCGTACAACAAAAACCAAAAGGAGCTGCAATTATACCTATGTAAAGAACACCAGCCACCGTTCAAACCTCCAAATTTGACcacaaatttattaaaatgaGACTAATTTAACTCTCCAGATCTGACATTTCTATGTTCCAAGTTTCCCATTTCTGATTAAAAAACATCATTATCGTCCCTCGTACTTTGCGATGAAAATTtaactgaaaataaaaaaaaaaagtaggCAGAAAAGTCGATTTTTGtaagctcatcgcaagCTTAATTGAAGGGTTTTAGAAGCACAAGAAAGCATTTATAGCTGTGGTAATGAAACGTAGCGGGACTGGTGCTGATGGGTACGATGGTGTAAGGAAGAGAGGGAGGAAAGAGCTTCGGAATATCAGGAGAGCCGGTGGTAGAAAGCCTCGCGATGCTCAAGAAAATGGTAATGGTATTAGTGTATCTGAGAACACTGGTGAAGTCGAGGAGGAGCCTTCTTCGGCTGCCAATGGAGATGATGTGGGAGATGAAGTGGGAGATGAAGCCAGTGATGATGAGGAGGAAATGAAAAAGCAGGTTTATGGAGCTCTATTGACTATTTTAAAGTCAGAACATCCTGAACCAAAGAAGcagaagaaggaaaaggTGAACAAAGTGTTACTTGATAATGAACAGCAAGATGAAAGTGACGCtagtgaagaagaagaggatgaGACTCAGCAGATAGAAAATGCCCTAATGGGGTCTCATGCAGATGATGCCAGTGAAGACGATGATAAGGAACACGGCGATGACAATGAGGAAAGTGATGAAGAACAAGATCCCTTTGAAACACACTTCAATTCAGTAGACGAAAAGTTTACAGACAAGCTGGATGtctctttcaaaaacaatGATATCAAGTATAAATCAACGAAACTTCCAATATCTGAGGATGAGTACGCAATTTTCTCTAAGCCAGTGATAAAAtctgatgaaattgaatcgCCAGTGGAGCTATCAGTTAACAAATCTTCTATTCATtcatatttcttgaaacaaAGATTAAAGATgcaaaataatttaatgGATCCTAAAGTTGACCCATTGACACCACTTCAGAAACAATTGGTCGACCCAATGTTCCAATACAAAGATATTCTATACCAGTATGATTCGTATggaaaagatgaagatgaatatAGAGATTTGTATTCATTGCACGTTTTAAATCATCTTTACAAGACTAGAGAtaagattttgaaaaataaccAACGTCTTCAAGATAACAATGATACAGAATGTTTAGATCAAGGTTTTACAAGACCAAAAGTATTAATTGTTGTACCAACTAGAGATACTGCATACCAAGTTatagaaaagattattgCAAAATCTGGTATTGATCAGGTGGATAAGAAAGGTAAATTTaaagatcaattttttgaagattctTTACCACCATCATCAAAACCAAAATCTTTCcaagatattttcaaaggtAATACAAAcgatttttttgtattagGTGTAAAATTCACAAGGAAAGCCATCAAACTTTATAGTAATTTCTACCAAAgt
Coding sequences:
- the KAFR0J01290 gene encoding histone H4 (similar to Saccharomyces cerevisiae HHF2 (YNL030W); ancestral locus Anc_2.299); its protein translation is MSGRGKGGKGLGKGGAKRHRKILRDNIQGITKPAIRRLARRGGVKRISGLIYEEVRAVLKQFLESVIRDAVTYTEHAKRKTVTSLDVVYALKRQGRTLYGFGG
- the HHT2 gene encoding histone H3 (similar to Saccharomyces cerevisiae HHT2 (YNL031C); ancestral locus Anc_2.298), with the translated sequence MARTKQTARKSTGGKAPRKQLASKAARKSAPSTGGVKKPHRYKPGTVALREIRRFQKSTELLIRKLPFQRLVREIAQDFKTDLRFQSSAIGALQESVEAYLVSLFEDTNLAAIHAKRVTIQKKDIKLARRLRGERS
- the AIM19 gene encoding Aim19p (similar to Saccharomyces cerevisiae YIL087C; ancestral locus Anc_2.297), with the translated sequence MDGEDSTRQITKSYAAQLYDYSRTPYLSLINSAAILVSPIISPPVDIAITSNGKSRLLFKNLSSQTRRIGLTGKNALLFGTAQALGSWMIYDDDVESGSGFIMAWSTLYMIVNGKGSLRAITRYGRTWPFVLSCMATGNALLYGRRFISGQF
- the AVT7 gene encoding Avt7p (similar to Saccharomyces cerevisiae AVT7 (YIL088C); ancestral locus Anc_2.295), whose protein sequence is MHATSTAHSSTINLVKTIVGAGLLAIPYAFKNDGVLVGLFLTLLAAVTSGFGLFVLAKCSKTLINPRNSSFFTLCMLTYPSLSPLFDFTMIIQCFGVGLSYLILIGDIFPGLFGGSRNLWIYLSGLLIVPLCFLKKLDHLKYSSIMGLIALGYLTLLVLGMFLHTVIFTDNYMIVRGQVNWFTVYDFKGLLSTFSIIIFAYTGAMNLFSIINELKNNSMENVSSIINHSISISTILFLTVGIAGYLTFGCNTLGNILLNYDADSVWVSIAKFCLAIMLVLSFPLLFHPLRIAVNNLVVWLEINYGTPQQRSQHYSQTAVNARTPIALSIEDDIDENVREEQPLLAGEQRQEIQEEEEEDDTDVEEGTLPGDEEQHTPFPNFRYYWITVLLLVSMYSLALNVRSFAFVLSIVGSTGSTSISFTLPGLFGYRLIGSDSLAIGEMISAKDRLYKRLSLLLTWFGLTVMGLSLYVTLFYGVEI
- the ICE2 gene encoding Ice2p (similar to Saccharomyces cerevisiae ICE2 (YIL090W); ancestral locus Anc_2.293), translating into MTLLSKSIIRGLRIFSGTFYLLFTLISIPMSFKIGGMHCGLSFTVTLFIAYFLSTTLSILARQSGSRFYIVLTSLIYYCQHLIIASLLYFFLSGFSNDELHRVLKDGTEKIEVLVANQDLMVSESNWLLYCYYYSYVVKPWKFVLSYSTPFFALAEGFFTILAIQAIGETNRWLSDEKNSNSWIISSLLASSGVVTASLYYLYRIYVTPIWELSAQTATLLGCVLSLTFGLGIHGIISERGSVVESSLFFAYIVRCIYEISPKLATTATDEILELFKEVWQEHQGKLPITDNILNYYRSVILKNTEMIWEAFLSKTKQHSNHTLNSFFTAENFWIHFNPLWKFFKNFTISVPFSISELSGMMLQMASESISPAVVVNLCFRVLIFYSATRIIPSLQRKEVRDSRKSRRIMKVLYWYSPCILIAMYTHLILQYSGELKRELYLWGPDSKLSFLVDKEENNIVVDSWSFWNWCNIFWTILIYGGELFGTPTAD
- the UTP25 gene encoding rRNA-binding ribosome biosynthesis protein UTP25 (similar to Saccharomyces cerevisiae YIL091C; ancestral locus Anc_2.292) — translated: MKRSGTGADGYDGVRKRGRKELRNIRRAGGRKPRDAQENGNGISVSENTGEVEEEPSSAANGDDVGDEVGDEASDDEEEMKKQVYGALLTILKSEHPEPKKQKKEKVNKVLLDNEQQDESDASEEEEDETQQIENALMGSHADDASEDDDKEHGDDNEESDEEQDPFETHFNSVDEKFTDKLDVSFKNNDIKYKSTKLPISEDEYAIFSKPVIKSDEIESPVELSVNKSSIHSYFLKQRLKMQNNLMDPKVDPLTPLQKQLVDPMFQYKDILYQYDSYGKDEDEYRDLYSLHVLNHLYKTRDKILKNNQRLQDNNDTECLDQGFTRPKVLIVVPTRDTAYQVIEKIIAKSGIDQVDKKGKFKDQFFEDSLPPSSKPKSFQDIFKGNTNDFFVLGVKFTRKAIKLYSNFYQSDIIICSPLGIQMILENTDKKKRQDDFLSSIELMIIDQLHSIEYQNISHLFTICNHINKIPQEQHDADFSRVRMWYINDQAKLFRQTMLFTKYISPMANSLLNGKCQNWSGRWKNHKVISTNSSSISKVGIKIRQIFQRFETVNGSVVDEPDYRFKFFTSVTVPNIVKTTGYEDGTLIYIPEYTDYIRVRNYLKDKTTILFGDINEYSDQKQLNSNRSLFQQGRVKVLLYTERLHHYRRYEIKGVKNVVFYQPPKNPEFYTEVVRYIGKNAFLGNTDLNISTVRCLYSKLDALSLENIVGSKRAGVLCHAQNEVYEFK